The Streptomyces sp. NBC_00691 genome has a segment encoding these proteins:
- a CDS encoding enoyl-CoA hydratase family protein, with amino-acid sequence MGVCTSRPTPGVALVTVDFPPVNALPVKGWYALADAVRTAGRDPEVRCVVLTAEGRGFNAGVDIKELQRDQGHTSLIGANSGCAEAFAAVYECEVPVVAAVAGHCLGGGIGLVGNADAIVAAEDAVFGLPELDRGALGAATHLARLVPQHLMRTLYYTSRTATAAELQAHGSVWQVVPRAGLLDAALGLAGEIAAKDGSLLRLAKAALNGIDPVDVRRSYRFEQGFTFEANLSGVADRVRDTFGKESSP; translated from the coding sequence ATGGGTGTCTGCACCTCGCGCCCCACTCCGGGCGTGGCCCTGGTCACCGTCGACTTCCCGCCCGTCAACGCCCTGCCCGTGAAGGGCTGGTACGCGCTCGCCGACGCCGTCCGCACCGCGGGCCGCGACCCCGAGGTCCGCTGCGTCGTGCTCACCGCCGAGGGCCGCGGCTTCAACGCGGGCGTCGACATCAAGGAGTTGCAGCGCGACCAGGGACACACCTCCCTGATCGGCGCCAACAGCGGCTGCGCCGAGGCCTTCGCCGCCGTCTACGAGTGCGAGGTGCCGGTCGTCGCCGCGGTCGCCGGACACTGCCTGGGGGGCGGCATCGGGCTCGTCGGCAACGCCGACGCGATCGTCGCCGCCGAGGACGCCGTCTTCGGACTGCCCGAGCTGGACCGGGGCGCGCTCGGCGCCGCCACCCATCTGGCGCGGCTCGTGCCCCAGCACCTGATGCGGACGCTCTACTACACCTCGCGGACCGCGACCGCCGCCGAACTGCAGGCCCACGGCTCGGTCTGGCAGGTGGTGCCGCGCGCCGGACTGCTCGACGCGGCCCTCGGGCTGGCGGGCGAGATCGCCGCCAAGGACGGCAGTCTCCTGCGGCTCGCCAAGGCCGCGCTCAACGGCATCGACCCCGTGGACGTCCGGCGCAGCTACCGCTTCGAACAGGGCTTCACCTTCGAGGCCAATCTCAGCGGTGTCGCCGACCGGGTCCGCGACACCTTCGGGAAGGAGAGCTCCCCGTGA